ACAAGCCATAAGCACCCATACCCACAATTTATGCAAATCCTTTTTCATCAAGAATGTCTTCTCCGCGTCTTCTAAAATGCCTGACTCATCGTAAATCCGATGAGGAAACGATTGGCAGTACTATGCCCAATTTTGATTTTGCCGAGCAAACCGACCTCCGTGCGAAATGCAATGCCGCCACCCCACGAAGAATGGAACCCTCCCCACCTCAAATCGCCAAAATGGTCAAAAATTTGCGCTTCATCCCAAAACAAAAACACATTCGAATAATCCCATATTGGATATCGATACTCCACATTAAATTGCAATGCACCCTGTCCGCGAAAATAACCGCGCGTGTATCCGCGTGCCGATTCATTGCCGCCCAATTGAATCAACTCGGTATAAGGAACAAATCCATCCCCCACTGACCGCACTTTATCCACCCGTGCGTGCAGAACCAGAATTCGGTTCTTCCAGAACAGCGTGATATAACGGGCAGCTTCGGCGCGTATCTTGTAGAACGCAATGCGATCAGGGCCTGTCACCCAGTCGCCTTCTAAAGTGATAAATCCACCGCGTTCGGGAAAGCCAATATCTCGCTGAAAATAAAACTGATCTCCAAGTTGTGTAACCATCCTGCCTGGAAATCGATAATTGGGAGGATGTGAAAGCTGGCGAACTGGTTTTTTATAATCGCGGTCATCATACATCACCTGAAGTCCAAAGCGATAAAATTTGAATATTGTACCCAACCCTTTAAGCAGGCGTGCCTGTGGTGATGATCCCGGGTCGGAAAGCGGTTGCAATCCACCCAATACAGGCATAAAATTGCGCTGCGAAAACCCGAGCCTGCCCACCATTTTAAACTGCGGCGCTATAGACGCGACCTCATCCGTTTTCAAACACCATTCAACAGAGGTCTCAACATCAACTTTTTTGAGTTCAAAAAGCCTCGACTCGTCGTCATCTATTGCGCCGTTTATATTGGCATTTCTATTTTTGGTTCGTAAATATCCACCCTGAATTTTCCAAATAAGCCCCGTGTCCAATAGATTGGGGTCAATATACAGACCTTCGCAAAATTGCCCCTGCTCGCCCGAATAGATATAGTGTGCAGTCAATGCGTTTTTGCGCCCCAGGATATTGGTATGGAAAAGACGCGCTCCAATCCCTGTACCTGTTTCTCCTCCCAATTGCCCGTACGGGAAAAGACCAAATGTACCCGCTTTATTGGTGAAAAATTTATAGTAACGAATCCACAGTTTTGCG
This DNA window, taken from Gemmatimonadota bacterium, encodes the following:
- a CDS encoding BamA/TamA family outer membrane protein, with protein sequence MKYLLRSPRYILLTMVYPLEKFAIQVEYAKLWIRYYKFFTNKAGTFGLFPYGQLGGETGTGIGARLFHTNILGRKNALTAHYIYSGEQGQFCEGLYIDPNLLDTGLIWKIQGGYLRTKNRNANINGAIDDDESRLFELKKVDVETSVEWCLKTDEVASIAPQFKMVGRLGFSQRNFMPVLGGLQPLSDPGSSPQARLLKGLGTIFKFYRFGLQVMYDDRDYKKPVRQLSHPPNYRFPGRMVTQLGDQFYFQRDIGFPERGGFITLEGDWVTGPDRIAFYKIRAEAARYITLFWKNRILVLHARVDKVRSVGDGFVPYTELIQLGGNESARGYTRGYFRGQGALQFNVEYRYPIWDYSNVFLFWDEAQIFDHFGDLRWGGFHSSWGGGIAFRTEVGLLGKIKIGHSTANRFLIGFTMSQAF